A stretch of the Fusobacterium varium genome encodes the following:
- a CDS encoding putative transcriptional regulator has translation MCDFDKNNKMPLYGQLMNFLLSEIECDKFKEHEKLPSERELCERFCVSRDTVRQAIFQLEKMGYIYKKHGKGTFVAPKQLKPDLYKFYDFTEEMKKLGKEALSKVLSFEIVPADKYIAKFLKIKENSNVHRIIRLRLVDSIPLIFEKTYLPMEKFNCFYIDELNNSSLCNILKNRFSIKFSKGEETFYPITPDEEIIRYLNLMKFQPVIKIERITFEDESPIMFTERIVRGDKFKYTVTTLF, from the coding sequence ATGTGTGATTTTGATAAAAACAATAAAATGCCATTATATGGTCAATTAATGAATTTTCTACTTTCAGAAATAGAATGTGATAAATTTAAAGAACATGAGAAATTACCTTCTGAAAGAGAGCTTTGTGAAAGATTTTGTGTAAGCCGTGATACTGTAAGGCAGGCTATTTTCCAATTAGAAAAAATGGGATATATCTATAAAAAACATGGCAAAGGAACTTTTGTTGCACCAAAACAATTGAAACCTGATCTATATAAATTTTATGATTTTACAGAAGAAATGAAAAAACTTGGAAAAGAAGCTCTTTCTAAAGTTTTATCTTTTGAAATAGTTCCTGCTGATAAATATATAGCAAAATTTTTAAAAATAAAAGAAAACAGTAATGTTCATAGGATTATCCGATTAAGACTTGTTGATTCTATTCCTCTTATTTTTGAAAAAACATATCTTCCTATGGAAAAATTTAATTGTTTTTACATTGATGAGTTAAACAATTCTTCACTCTGTAATATATTAAAAAATAGATTCTCTATAAAATTTTCCAAAGGAGAAGAAACTTTTTATCCAATTACTCCTGACGAAGAAATAATAAGATATCTTAATCTGATGAAGTTCCAACCAGTAATAAAAATAGAGAGAATTACCTTTGAAGATGAAAGTCCCATAATGTTTACTGAAAGAATAGTAAGAGGAGATAAATTTAAATATACAGTTACAACCTTATTCTAA
- a CDS encoding putative transcriptional regulator codes for MKITQETNCAIKTILYLSTLQKGEISPAKVIGKAIDFSDKFVLKVLRPLTSANIVLPFRGVTGGYCLEKTIDKINLLDVIIAVQNDINILTVMKNMSKKDIKKDEIFSIFDQIQELEKKILKKITFDMIINNKVNLKDILEITI; via the coding sequence ATGAAAATAACACAGGAAACAAATTGTGCTATCAAAACTATTCTATATTTATCTACACTTCAAAAGGGCGAAATATCTCCTGCAAAAGTTATTGGAAAAGCTATTGATTTTTCTGATAAATTTGTACTTAAAGTTTTGAGACCCTTAACAAGTGCAAATATAGTTCTTCCTTTCAGAGGTGTTACTGGGGGATATTGCTTAGAGAAGACTATTGATAAAATTAACCTTTTAGATGTCATAATTGCTGTACAAAATGATATTAATATATTAACTGTCATGAAAAATATGTCTAAAAAAGATATCAAAAAGGATGAAATATTCTCTATATTTGATCAAATACAAGAACTTGAAAAAAAAATCTTAAAAAAAATAACTTTTGATATGATTATCAATAATAAAGTAAATTTAAAAGATATACTAGAAATTACTATCTAA